The window AGCCTTCCTATCAGCAGTGTAGGGTACCGAAGGTGTAGTGGGCACGTCTATGTAGACCTCCTCGGGCGAAACCTTCGCTTCACCAGCTATCTTCGACGCGATCTCCTCCCTTATGCTCTTCTGGCTGAAGAGCCTCTCCATAAGCTGATCCTTCCTATGAATCAGCTTCTCAAATACGCATTTCACAAGGTTTCGGTTCTTATAGGCTAAGGCTAGATCTCTAGCCCTCTTCAGATCAGACCTACCTTGAGGATCGATCTTCACAAGGTCTTCCAGCATAGTTTCATCAGCCATCGAAAGGTAGCGTTGGAGGTCGGTCGTGTCGGTTAGGTGCAGATAATCATCTGCAAGCGTGAACGCTCTTATAAGCATAAGTTCAGCCGCTCTAACGGTTCTGTGGAAGTAGACCGCTCTGAACATCTCATATCTAGCAACCATAAGGGCTTCAAAAGCGTAGAGAGCTGCTTGATCGAGCGCAAGATGGTCTTGAACCACCTCGAAGGAGTTTATTATTCGGCGCACATCCACCTTACCATACTCTACCCCAGTAAAGTAGGAATCTCTAAGCAGATAATCCATTATATCGACGCTCAAGCCTCCACCTACCACCTCGTTAAGAAAACGTGGGCGTGTAGCACATAACCCCAAGGAGAAATCAGACATAACATCTGGTTCAAAACCGTATCTAGAGAGCACATCGCTAACCTCTGTCTCTTTTATCACACGCCTCGTAACATCCTCGTGCGTAACCCCTCGCCGCTCAACCATCACCTCCTCAACAACGTGAGAGAACGGACCATGCCCAATATCGTGAAGAAGAGCGGCAAGCCTAACCTCCTGAGCCCTCTCCTCTGTGAGAGGAACCTTCTGAGCGAGCACATTGACCGCTACACCACTCAGATGTAGAGTGCCTAACGAATGCTCGAATCTGCTGTGCTGAGCACCCGGGTAGGTTAGGTGCGCACCAGCGAGCTGCCTTATTCTCCTAAGCCGCTGAAAGACGGGTAGGTCTATGATAGCCTTCTCTACCTCTGTAACACATATGTATCCGTGAACCGGATCTCTTATCTCAGCTACGCTTTCTAGCATCCTTCTACATCAATTTCACGACGGAGTGGTTATTAAGGGTTAGCTGTCAGCCGCTTTTTGACCTCGTCCTCTACCAATGCATAGATCTCCTCATGCACCCGCTTTACGCTGCGCTCAGCATCAACTACCCTCCAACCACACTCCTTTGCCAGATCAAGGTAGACAGACCTAACCCTCTCAAGGTATGCTAGGTCTTGCTCGTTCACATCCCTCCCGCTCATCTTCCTCTTAAGCGACGTTGAAGGTGAGATGTCAAGAAGTATCACGAGGTTCGGCTCAGGCAGCCCCCGATCTAAAGATTCGAGCCAACTTCGATCTAACCCAGACGCAACACCATAAGCTATATTCGAATGAATGTAGCGGTTAAGTATAAGCACATCAACCGCAGGGGACTCGAGCTCACCCTTCATCTCCCATCGGTTAGCTGACATCAGCAGATACCTCACTTGAATAGGGTAGTTTCTACGCCCCTGCAGCGAAAGCTTAAGCTCCCGACCTATTGGTGTGGTGTAGACCGGGAAGGACAGTGTTCTGCATCTGTAACCTTCTTTCTGAAGGCTAGCGCTCAGCAGACGAGCTTGCGTAGCCTTTCCAGCCTTATCTATACCCTCAAAGGCAACTATCAACCTTAACACAACCTATGGGAGCAGACGAATATAAGAAGAATGCTGAAATAAAAGAGCGTTCCTTGAAAGTTATTTGATGACGACTTTCAGCACGTCCCTTAGCCTAATCTCTAGACCATATCTCGCTTCATTAAACTTCATATGAAAGAAGAGTGAAAGGATGTTTCTGAGCTGCGAGGTTAGAGTAAATGTGTTATTTAGTTTAGAGCGGATGAAGCCAAAGACCCTATCATATATCGTGAACTTCCTTAACACTGCACGCTCGTAAGCAGAGAGATCATCAAGGTTTTCGAGCAGAAGCTCAGCACACTGAAGGCTCGGTATGATACCTTCTCCAAGCATAGGGTAGACTGTGCCGATCGACTCACCTACACCAACAACATTACCTACGCTGAAGGGTCTGCACAGACTCGGGGGCGTTATCCTAACTGGTCTTCCAGTCTTCTTAAGAACCTCACAAGGATACTTCTTAAGAAAGGATGCGAGCTCAGCAACATGCCTCTTCCTGAAGTCACCAGCACCAACGTGCGCGTAGCCGTCTCCTAAGGGGAAGTACCAGAAGTAGCCTGTTAAGCCGGGGAAGGGCTTTATGTAAAAGTCGTCAAAGGGCGGCTGACTATACCTCACCTTATACTGTAGACAGGGGATGAAGACATCTTGCCTCACTTTAGGTAGGAGCGGTCTGCTTAAGCCAGTGGCATCCACTATTAAGTCAAACCCGTCTAGTCTGCTGTTTTGCGGAATAAATTTACCGTAGTTTACCTCGGTTCCTTCAGCAACATCTTG of the Nitrososphaerota archaeon genome contains:
- a CDS encoding NAD(P)/FAD-dependent oxidoreductase codes for the protein MKVAIVGMGVAGSYLAARLRDEHKVVGFERLPKDRFDAVCAWGTSIGGIDVFAKKIGLNFEDYILHKGREMHLDLFGRSIYIKLKGLCSFDKLRFIQDVAEGTEVNYGKFIPQNSRLDGFDLIVDATGLSRPLLPKVRQDVFIPCLQYKVRYSQPPFDDFYIKPFPGLTGYFWYFPLGDGYAHVGAGDFRKRHVAELASFLKKYPCEVLKKTGRPVRITPPSLCRPFSVGNVVGVGESIGTVYPMLGEGIIPSLQCAELLLENLDDLSAYERAVLRKFTIYDRVFGFIRSKLNNTFTLTSQLRNILSLFFHMKFNEARYGLEIRLRDVLKVVIK
- a CDS encoding HD domain-containing protein translates to MLESVAEIRDPVHGYICVTEVEKAIIDLPVFQRLRRIRQLAGAHLTYPGAQHSRFEHSLGTLHLSGVAVNVLAQKVPLTEERAQEVRLAALLHDIGHGPFSHVVEEVMVERRGVTHEDVTRRVIKETEVSDVLSRYGFEPDVMSDFSLGLCATRPRFLNEVVGGGLSVDIMDYLLRDSYFTGVEYGKVDVRRIINSFEVVQDHLALDQAALYAFEALMVARYEMFRAVYFHRTVRAAELMLIRAFTLADDYLHLTDTTDLQRYLSMADETMLEDLVKIDPQGRSDLKRARDLALAYKNRNLVKCVFEKLIHRKDQLMERLFSQKSIREEIASKIAGEAKVSPEEVYIDVPTTPSVPYTADRKALTSIILAARTPAGLTHQDVRLDQLPLVGAISGFFDILRVYTSHSERRRVAEAAERFFGKEGYVTKISM
- the tmk gene encoding dTMP kinase, with product MLRLIVAFEGIDKAGKATQARLLSASLQKEGYRCRTLSFPVYTTPIGRELKLSLQGRRNYPIQVRYLLMSANRWEMKGELESPAVDVLILNRYIHSNIAYGVASGLDRSWLESLDRGLPEPNLVILLDISPSTSLKRKMSGRDVNEQDLAYLERVRSVYLDLAKECGWRVVDAERSVKRVHEEIYALVEDEVKKRLTANP